Proteins from a single region of Sesamum indicum cultivar Zhongzhi No. 13 linkage group LG5, S_indicum_v1.0, whole genome shotgun sequence:
- the LOC105162216 gene encoding 1-aminocyclopropane-1-carboxylate synthase 3-like, protein MLSRKATCKSHGEDSSYFLGWQEYEKNPHDPVRNPSGIIQLGLAENQLSFDLLESWIARNQEPTGFMKKGGSIFRELALFQDYRGMPVFKKELAEYMAAIRQDRVRFDPNNIVLTAGATSANEALMFCLAEAGEAFLVPTPYYPGFDRDLKWRTGVEIVPIQSSSVNNFRIIPSALEEAYQHAQKLHLKVKGLFITNPSNPLGTTLSIHELDHLINFAIDKNIHIVSDEIYSGTVFDSPRFISIMEAIKKKHLENTAIWSRVHIVSSLSKDFGLPGFRIGMIYFNSKTLIAAATKMSSFGLVSSQSQFLLSKILGDKKFTRNYIMENRNRLKNRRKTLVSGLQKYGIRCLDNNAGLFCWIDMRCLLTSYTFEAEMELWRRIIFEYGLNISPGSSFHCPEPGWFRICFSNMSEETLDLAVRRIKALMDSSSPNAC, encoded by the exons ATGTTGTCTAGGAAGGCTACATGCAAGTCCCACGGGGAGGACTCTTCTTACTTCCTAGGATGGCAAGAGTACGAGAAGAATCCACATGATCCAGTCCGAAATCCATCTGGGATTATTCAGCTCGGCCTCGCTGAAAATCAG CTTTCCTTCGATCTTCTGGAATCATGGATTGCCAGAAATCAGGAGCCCACGGGGTTTATGAAGAAAGGAGGATCAATATTTAGAGAACTGGCTCTTTTCCAGGATTATCGTGGCATGCCCGTGTTTAAGAAA GAACTAGCTGAGTACATGGCTGCAATCAGACAAGACAGGGTAAGATTCGATCCAAACAACATTGTGCTAACAGCCGGGGCGACATCCGCGAATGAAGCTCTCATGTTTTGCCTAGCTGAAGCTGGTGAAGCTTTTTTAGTACCAACACCATACTATCCCgg GTTTGACAGAGATCTCAAATGGAGAACGGGGGTGGAAATTGTTCCAATACAATCCTCAAGTGTGAATAACTTCAGAATCATTCCTTCTGCCCTGGAAGAAGCCTATCAACATGCCCAAAAGCTCCATCTGAAAGTTAAAGGGCTTTTCATAACAAATCCTTCAAATCCATTAGGGACAACATTGAGCATACATGAGCTAGACCATCTCATCAACTTCGCCATAGACAAAAACATCCATATTGTGAGCGATGAGATTTATTCAGGTACTGTTTTCGATTCACCAAGGTTCATAAGCATCATGGAAGCTATAAAGAAGAAACACCTGGAAAACACAGCAATTTGGAGCCGGGTTCACATTGTTTCCAGCCTCTCAAAGGATTTTGGTCTTCCAGGATTCAGGATCGGCATGATCTATTTCAACAGTAAAACCCTGATTGCTGCTGCAACAAAAATGTCGAGTTTTGGGCTGGTCTCTTCTCAATCCCAGTTCCTACTGTCGAAAATTCTTGGCGACAAGAAGTTCACAAGAAACTACATCATGGAAAACCGAAATAGGCTGAAAAACAGGCGGAAAACGCTCGTCTCAGGCCTTCAAAAATATGGAATCCGATGTTTGGACAACAATGCTGGATTGTTCTGCTGGATTGACATGCGTTGCCTGTTAACTTCCTATACATTTGAAGCGGAAATGGAGTTGTGGAGGAGGATCATTTTCGAATACGGGTTGAATATTTCTCCAGGATCTTCATTTCATTGCCCTGAACCAGGTTGGTTTCGTATATGTTTTTCAAACATGTCAGAGGAAACCCTGGATCTCGCAGTGCGACGGATCAAGGCATTGATGGATTCCAGTTCTCCAAATGCTTGCTAG